A single region of the Thioalkalivibrio nitratireducens DSM 14787 genome encodes:
- the ligA gene encoding NAD-dependent DNA ligase LigA, protein MSPSGDAAAARRAAELRERIAHHDWRYYVLDDPEISDAEYDALLAELQRIEAEHPELVVPESPTQRVGGAPASGFAPVRHRLPMLSLNNGFSEDEIRSFDRRVRERLEADAAVVYMAEPKLDGLAVSLLYRDGRLVQAATRGDGETGEDVTGNVRTVRSIPLALSGSGWPRELEVRGEVFMRHRDFEHLNRHLQEAGERGFMNPRNAAAGSLRQLDPAVTARRPLTFFAYGPGSVGDHPLPETQSGVLDWFESLGIPVCPERARVSGVDGALTYYRAMAERRAELPYDIDGVVFKLDAREAQQRIGFVARAPRWAIAYKFPAEERTTRLVAVDFQVGRTGALTPVARLEPVLVGGVMVSNATLHNMDEIARKDVRIGGRVVVRRAGDVIPEVVGRAGGEREPQTRTIELPAACPECGSRVEQEDGKAVARCTGGLVCPAQRREALRHFVSRKALDIEGFGERLIEQLVASGTVTNPAELFALDAGRLEGFDRIGPKSAQNLERALQRARETTLARFVYALGIREIGEVTARALAAHFGALDPLMEASVEELEAIRDVGPVVARHVASFFAEPHNREVIAALRNAGVHWPEPEPADTDARPLEGRTYVLTGSLEGMTREQASQRLQALGAKVTGNVSRQTTAVIAGASPGSKLARAEALGVPVLDEAGLLELIG, encoded by the coding sequence GTGAGTCCCTCCGGGGACGCCGCGGCCGCCCGCCGCGCCGCGGAACTGCGCGAACGGATCGCCCATCACGACTGGCGCTATTACGTGCTGGACGACCCGGAGATCAGCGACGCCGAGTACGACGCGCTGCTCGCGGAGCTCCAGAGGATCGAGGCGGAGCATCCGGAGCTGGTGGTGCCGGAGTCGCCGACCCAGCGGGTCGGTGGTGCGCCTGCCAGCGGTTTCGCCCCAGTGCGGCATCGGCTGCCGATGCTGTCGCTAAACAACGGCTTTTCCGAGGACGAGATCCGATCGTTCGACCGGCGCGTGCGCGAGCGCCTGGAGGCCGATGCCGCGGTGGTCTACATGGCCGAGCCGAAGCTCGACGGGCTGGCGGTCAGCCTGCTGTACCGCGACGGGCGACTGGTGCAGGCGGCCACGCGCGGCGATGGCGAGACCGGCGAGGACGTGACCGGGAACGTGCGCACCGTGCGCTCGATTCCGCTGGCGCTGTCGGGTTCGGGGTGGCCGCGGGAACTCGAAGTGCGCGGCGAGGTGTTCATGCGGCACCGGGATTTCGAGCACCTGAACCGGCATTTGCAGGAGGCCGGCGAGCGCGGGTTCATGAATCCGCGCAATGCAGCCGCCGGCAGCCTCCGCCAGCTCGATCCCGCGGTCACCGCGCGCCGGCCGCTGACCTTTTTCGCCTATGGCCCGGGTTCGGTCGGCGATCATCCGCTCCCGGAGACGCAGTCAGGTGTACTGGACTGGTTCGAGTCGCTAGGTATCCCGGTGTGCCCCGAGCGGGCACGGGTCTCTGGGGTCGACGGTGCGTTGACGTACTACCGGGCGATGGCGGAACGCCGGGCGGAACTCCCCTATGACATCGACGGCGTGGTGTTCAAGCTTGATGCGCGGGAGGCACAGCAGCGGATCGGCTTCGTGGCCCGCGCGCCGCGCTGGGCGATCGCCTACAAGTTTCCGGCCGAGGAGCGCACCACCCGGCTGGTTGCGGTGGACTTCCAGGTCGGGCGCACCGGGGCCCTGACCCCGGTGGCGCGGCTGGAGCCGGTACTGGTCGGCGGGGTGATGGTCAGCAATGCCACGTTGCACAACATGGACGAGATCGCCCGCAAGGACGTCCGTATCGGCGGCCGCGTGGTGGTGCGCCGGGCGGGTGACGTGATTCCCGAGGTGGTCGGGCGAGCCGGGGGTGAACGCGAGCCGCAGACCCGAACGATCGAACTGCCAGCCGCCTGCCCCGAGTGCGGCTCGCGGGTGGAACAGGAAGACGGTAAGGCGGTGGCGCGTTGCACCGGCGGTCTGGTCTGCCCGGCCCAGCGGCGCGAGGCGCTGCGGCATTTCGTGTCACGAAAGGCGCTGGACATCGAGGGGTTCGGTGAACGGCTGATCGAGCAACTGGTTGCGTCGGGCACGGTGACCAACCCGGCCGAGCTGTTCGCGCTCGATGCCGGGCGGCTCGAGGGCTTCGACCGCATCGGGCCGAAATCGGCGCAGAACCTCGAGCGGGCGCTGCAGCGGGCCCGGGAGACGACGCTGGCCCGGTTCGTCTACGCTCTCGGGATCCGCGAGATCGGCGAGGTGACCGCGCGTGCGCTGGCCGCGCATTTCGGTGCGCTGGATCCGCTGATGGAAGCCTCGGTGGAGGAACTGGAAGCCATCCGCGATGTGGGCCCTGTGGTCGCGCGGCACGTCGCGAGCTTTTTTGCAGAGCCTCACAACCGCGAGGTGATCGCCGCCCTGCGCAATGCCGGCGTGCACTGGCCCGAGCCGGAACCCGCGGACACGGACGCACGGCCGCTCGAGGGTCGCACCTACGTGTTGACCGGCAGCCTCGAGGGCATGACGCGCGAGCAGGCCAGCCAGCGCCTGCAGGCGCTGGGCGCGAAGGTGACCGGCAATGTCTCGCGGCAGACGACCGCGGTGATCGCCGGTGCCAGCCCGGGATCCAAGCTGGCGCGTGCCGAAGCCCTGGGCGTCCCGGTGCTCGACGAGGCGGGGCTTCTGGAACTGATCGGTTGA
- a CDS encoding peptidylprolyl isomerase has protein sequence MSPVLAPAAAALLLLTLNACERAEPPPESTTLDTDTVAIVNDTPITRATVFAYAGLDANTDMPGMENVLDEVINLELLRQQAVAQGIDQESDVRMLLQSIKTNLLASQVIERHVESIEFSESEIQAEYDQQVAAMDRTGYRTSHILVESEDEAAELIAQLQDGADFAELALEHSIDASSERGGDLGWFTPREMIPPFAQAVAALEPGHDTQEPVQTRFGWHVIRLHEMREIAPPSLDEVRPEIEDILEGRALRTYMDELRAAARIEFAERPAQ, from the coding sequence ATGTCCCCCGTCCTTGCCCCGGCTGCCGCCGCATTGCTGCTGCTTACGCTGAATGCCTGCGAACGTGCCGAACCGCCCCCGGAATCCACCACCCTGGACACCGATACCGTGGCGATCGTCAACGACACCCCGATCACACGCGCCACGGTCTTCGCCTATGCCGGGCTCGATGCCAATACGGACATGCCGGGTATGGAAAACGTGCTAGACGAGGTGATCAACCTGGAGCTGCTGCGCCAGCAGGCGGTGGCCCAGGGAATCGACCAGGAAAGCGACGTCCGGATGCTGCTGCAAAGCATCAAGACCAACCTGCTCGCGTCGCAGGTCATCGAGCGCCACGTCGAGTCGATCGAGTTCAGTGAATCCGAAATCCAGGCCGAGTACGACCAGCAGGTCGCGGCAATGGATCGAACCGGATATCGCACCAGTCACATACTCGTCGAGAGCGAGGACGAGGCCGCGGAACTGATCGCGCAACTCCAGGACGGGGCCGATTTTGCCGAGCTCGCGTTGGAACACTCGATCGATGCCTCGTCCGAACGCGGCGGAGACCTCGGCTGGTTCACGCCCCGGGAGATGATTCCTCCGTTCGCACAGGCGGTGGCCGCACTCGAGCCGGGCCATGACACGCAGGAACCGGTGCAGACCCGGTTCGGCTGGCACGTAATCCGTCTGCACGAGATGCGTGAAATCGCGCCCCCGTCGCTGGACGAGGTACGCCCCGAGATCGAGGATATCCTGGAGGGCCGCGCATTGCGTACGTACATGGACGAACTCCGGGCCGCAGCGCGGATCGAGTTCGCGGAGCGCCCGGCACAATAG
- a CDS encoding YciI family protein, which yields MLYTIIGQDAPDSLERRLAARPEHLARLEALRDAGRLLLAGPFPAIDGPDPGPAGFTGSLIVAEFPSLEEARAWADADPYRAAGVYREVTVRPFKRVLP from the coding sequence ATGCTTTACACAATCATCGGTCAGGATGCCCCCGACAGCCTGGAACGGCGGCTTGCAGCCCGCCCGGAACATCTGGCCCGTCTGGAAGCCCTTCGTGATGCCGGCCGTCTGCTGCTTGCGGGCCCGTTTCCCGCGATCGACGGACCCGATCCGGGCCCGGCCGGCTTCACCGGCAGCCTGATCGTGGCCGAGTTTCCATCGCTGGAAGAAGCGCGCGCTTGGGCGGACGCAGATCCGTATCGCGCCGCCGGCGTCTACCGCGAAGTAACCGTCCGGCCCTTCAAACGCGTGCTGCCCTGA
- a CDS encoding L-threonylcarbamoyladenylate synthase: MNVLAIHPENPQLRLVRQAVERLEQGGVIALPTDACYALACMIGDKSGAERIRRLRQVDDSHHLTLLCRDLSELGLYAKVDNSAFRLMKALTPGPYTFILPATREVPRRLQHPKRRTVGLRVPDSQVVQALLAELGAPLMSATLRLPGDAHPLSEPWEMAERLGAQVDAIVDSGAGNLEATTVIDLTGSTPEVLRQGLGPVDFLD, encoded by the coding sequence ATGAACGTCCTTGCGATACACCCGGAGAATCCCCAGTTGCGGCTGGTACGGCAGGCGGTCGAACGCCTGGAACAGGGGGGCGTGATCGCGCTACCGACCGATGCCTGCTATGCGCTGGCCTGCATGATCGGAGACAAGTCCGGGGCCGAGCGTATCCGGCGTCTGCGCCAGGTCGACGACAGTCACCACCTGACTCTGCTATGCCGCGACCTATCCGAACTGGGGCTGTACGCCAAGGTCGATAACTCGGCGTTCCGCCTGATGAAGGCGCTGACGCCCGGCCCCTACACTTTCATCCTGCCCGCCACGCGCGAAGTGCCCCGGCGCCTCCAGCATCCGAAGCGGCGCACCGTTGGTCTGCGCGTGCCCGATAGCCAGGTGGTGCAAGCGCTGCTGGCGGAACTCGGCGCACCGTTAATGTCGGCGACGCTGCGGCTTCCCGGTGACGCGCATCCGCTCAGCGAACCCTGGGAGATGGCCGAGCGTCTGGGAGCTCAGGTCGATGCGATCGTGGACAGCGGGGCCGGAAATCTCGAGGCGACCACGGTGATCGACCTGACCGGCTCGACACCCGAGGTGCTGCGCCAGGGGCTGGGACCCGTCGATTTTCTCGACTGA
- a CDS encoding site-2 protease family protein: MESLIQTIAIWTLPVLFAITVHEAAHGYVARALGDTTAAMLGRLTLNPLKHIDPVGTIAVPLGLLTISSLTPGPPFVFGWAKPVPVNTRNLGHPQRDMAVVAVAGPLANLAMAVGWALVIKVGLAVDHAYSLALVYMGMAGIAINVLLMVLNLLPLPPLDGGRVVAGFLPARAASRFERIEPYGLLIVLALLVTGLLGTVIGPLYSFFMDVIGAGVGLPFARM; the protein is encoded by the coding sequence ATGGAATCTCTGATACAGACCATCGCGATCTGGACCTTGCCCGTGCTTTTCGCGATCACGGTCCACGAGGCGGCGCATGGCTACGTCGCGCGCGCGCTCGGTGACACGACCGCGGCGATGCTGGGGCGGCTGACGCTCAACCCGCTGAAGCACATCGATCCGGTCGGGACCATCGCAGTTCCGCTGGGCCTGCTCACGATCAGCAGCCTGACGCCCGGGCCACCGTTCGTCTTCGGGTGGGCCAAGCCCGTTCCGGTCAATACCCGCAACCTCGGCCACCCGCAGCGCGACATGGCGGTAGTTGCCGTGGCCGGCCCGCTCGCCAACCTGGCGATGGCGGTCGGCTGGGCACTGGTGATCAAGGTCGGCCTGGCGGTGGACCACGCCTACAGCCTGGCGCTGGTCTACATGGGGATGGCAGGCATCGCGATCAACGTGCTGCTGATGGTGCTGAATCTGCTCCCGTTGCCGCCGCTGGACGGCGGGCGGGTGGTGGCGGGTTTCCTGCCAGCGCGCGCTGCCAGCCGGTTCGAACGCATCGAGCCCTACGGGCTGCTGATCGTCCTCGCGCTGCTGGTGACCGGCCTGCTCGGTACGGTGATTGGGCCGCTGTACTCGTTCTTTATGGATGTCATCGGCGCCGGGGTCGGACTACCCTTCGCGCGGATGTGA
- a CDS encoding YdgA family protein, which translates to MRKILIPILFLVAVAAAWPVYVGVQVENALREPQTSQLGEFRVHHAIRTYERENYRARASSVLQFRREGTDFELVLDHRIRHRLLGATVKTQLADGRVEQGLPPVLEDAIAQAAPRAETWVGLGGGLSSRLSSRPFRLNLGADGLGEEDALQLELAAGQGGVSYSPERLLLSFDTESASVTEQKKRLDLGQLHYGLLVHPGPDGRYGRLPDYDLSFGVGRLRFGDGNVEVLAADKLQLSAWQNSTPQHLDHVLRMRMERLRSGSLELIALESHLNALRWHRPTILRLLDDLQHLPLAAPDRSAQRGLLVGALFEGLQQMIAHDPVVFGELRLNTEPEKRLRMNLDLGLRGDAQQLATRPLESLAASLEMELGAELIDEMNAWLQDRALLDDAEVTAFRDWLEQGTEEQWIRLRNGILSSRLQLEGGRLMVNGRDQTALLLALVFGAAGGMF; encoded by the coding sequence GTGCGCAAGATCCTGATACCGATCCTGTTCCTGGTCGCGGTGGCTGCGGCCTGGCCGGTCTACGTGGGTGTGCAGGTCGAGAACGCGCTGCGTGAGCCGCAGACGTCGCAGCTGGGCGAATTCCGTGTCCACCACGCAATCCGGACGTACGAGCGCGAGAACTACCGGGCCCGGGCCAGCAGCGTGCTGCAGTTTCGCCGCGAAGGCACCGACTTCGAATTGGTGCTGGACCACAGGATCCGCCACCGGCTGCTCGGCGCGACGGTGAAGACCCAGCTAGCCGACGGCCGGGTCGAACAGGGGCTTCCGCCCGTGCTGGAAGATGCCATCGCCCAGGCCGCCCCGCGTGCGGAGACCTGGGTCGGCCTGGGGGGCGGGCTGAGTTCGCGGCTGTCCAGCCGTCCGTTCCGGCTGAATCTTGGCGCAGACGGCCTCGGGGAGGAGGACGCGCTGCAACTGGAGCTTGCCGCAGGTCAGGGCGGCGTGTCGTATTCACCGGAACGCCTGCTCTTGAGTTTCGACACAGAGAGCGCTTCCGTGACGGAACAGAAGAAGCGCCTCGACCTGGGACAGTTACACTACGGCCTGCTGGTGCACCCGGGACCGGATGGCCGCTACGGGCGCCTCCCGGACTATGACCTGAGTTTCGGCGTGGGCAGACTGAGATTCGGCGATGGCAACGTCGAGGTGCTGGCCGCGGACAAGCTGCAGCTGAGTGCCTGGCAGAATTCGACGCCGCAGCACCTCGACCACGTATTGCGCATGCGCATGGAGCGGCTGCGCTCCGGTTCCCTGGAACTGATCGCGCTGGAGTCGCATCTGAATGCCCTGCGCTGGCACCGCCCGACCATTCTGCGCCTGCTCGACGATCTGCAGCACCTGCCGCTCGCGGCTCCGGATCGTTCGGCACAGCGGGGGTTGCTCGTGGGTGCGTTGTTCGAAGGGCTGCAACAGATGATCGCGCACGATCCGGTCGTCTTCGGGGAGCTGCGGTTGAATACCGAGCCGGAGAAGCGCCTGCGGATGAACCTGGATCTCGGGCTGCGCGGTGATGCGCAGCAACTGGCCACTCGTCCGCTCGAGTCGCTGGCCGCGAGTCTCGAAATGGAACTGGGGGCGGAACTGATCGATGAAATGAATGCCTGGCTGCAGGACCGCGCGCTGTTGGACGACGCCGAAGTCACCGCGTTCCGCGACTGGCTCGAACAGGGTACCGAGGAGCAGTGGATCCGGCTGCGCAACGGCATTCTGAGCAGCCGGCTGCAGTTGGAAGGAGGACGACTGATGGTCAACGGGCGCGACCAGACGGCGCTGCTGCTGGCGCTGGTGTTCGGGGCGGCCGGTGGCATGTTCTAA
- a CDS encoding tryptophan--tRNA ligase: MSNQASNRRVLSGMRPTGRLHLGHYHGVLKNWLELQHSYECFFFIADWHALTTHYETPLDLGQHVTDMVIDWLAAGVSPSAATVFVQSRVPEHAELHLLLSMITPLGWLERVPTYKDQQEQLRERDLATYGFLGYPVLQSADVLAYRAGLVPVGEDQVAHLEVTREIARRFNHLYGREPGFADKAEAAIDKIGKKMARRYRDLRKRFQEQGEGEALDVARALLEGQQNLSLADRERLFGYLEGGGKIILPEPQPMLTPTAKMPGLDGRKMSKSYNNAISLRSEPAQVDRQIRTMPTDPARVRRTDPGDPDKCPVWALHQVYTPEETRIELAHGCRTAGIGCLDCKRPLIEGVLAELAPIQERAREYASDPGLVRSIINEGSEAAREEARETLDEVRRAMGLDYLR; this comes from the coding sequence GTGAGCAATCAGGCTTCGAACCGGCGTGTACTGTCGGGCATGCGTCCCACCGGGCGTTTGCACCTGGGTCACTACCACGGTGTCCTCAAGAACTGGCTGGAACTGCAGCACAGCTACGAGTGCTTTTTCTTTATCGCCGACTGGCACGCGCTCACCACCCATTACGAGACGCCTCTGGATCTCGGCCAGCACGTGACCGACATGGTCATCGACTGGCTCGCGGCAGGTGTCAGCCCCAGTGCGGCGACGGTGTTCGTGCAGTCTCGGGTGCCGGAACACGCGGAACTGCACCTGCTGCTCTCGATGATCACCCCGCTGGGCTGGCTCGAGCGCGTGCCCACCTACAAGGATCAGCAGGAACAGCTGCGCGAGCGGGATCTCGCGACCTACGGCTTTCTGGGCTACCCGGTGCTGCAGAGCGCGGACGTGCTGGCCTACCGGGCCGGCCTGGTGCCGGTCGGGGAGGATCAGGTCGCCCATCTCGAGGTGACCCGGGAGATCGCACGGCGCTTCAATCACCTGTACGGACGCGAACCGGGTTTCGCCGACAAGGCCGAGGCGGCGATCGACAAGATCGGCAAGAAGATGGCCCGGCGCTACCGGGACCTGCGCAAGCGCTTCCAGGAGCAGGGCGAGGGGGAGGCACTCGATGTCGCGCGTGCCCTGCTCGAGGGCCAGCAGAACCTGTCGCTCGCCGACCGGGAACGCCTGTTCGGCTACCTGGAGGGGGGCGGCAAGATCATTCTGCCCGAGCCGCAGCCGATGTTGACCCCCACCGCGAAGATGCCGGGCCTCGATGGTCGCAAGATGTCCAAGAGTTACAATAACGCGATCAGCCTGCGCTCCGAACCGGCACAGGTCGATAGGCAAATCCGGACCATGCCGACCGACCCGGCACGGGTGCGGCGCACCGACCCCGGCGACCCGGACAAGTGCCCGGTCTGGGCTCTGCACCAGGTCTATACGCCCGAGGAAACCCGGATTGAACTCGCGCACGGCTGCCGGACCGCCGGAATCGGCTGCCTTGACTGCAAGCGCCCGCTGATCGAGGGCGTGCTCGCGGAGCTGGCGCCGATTCAGGAACGCGCGCGGGAGTATGCCTCGGATCCGGGGCTGGTGCGCAGCATCATCAACGAGGGCTCGGAGGCCGCACGCGAAGAGGCCCGGGAGACGCTCGACGAGGTGCGTCGAGCGATGGGATTGGATTACCTGCGGTGA
- a CDS encoding segregation and condensation protein A, with protein sequence MTVEILEDAEAEAGAEWACRVNGEALAELPTDLYIPPDALEVFLESFEGPLDLLLYLIRRQNLDVLAIPIAEITRQYMAYIEVMQALRLELAGEYLVMAALLAEIKSRMLLPRPPSAGDDDEEDPRLALIRQLQEYERFKTAAQRIEALPRMERDFFHARASRDALSGPPAPAPALEDLLDALAGVLRRASLSAHHQISAEALSVRERMTRILEGLDHDEFVDFISLLVGTEGRPGVVVAFLAVLELSKAGLLEWGQGEPFGPIRVRRRQAGGDEG encoded by the coding sequence ATGACCGTCGAGATCCTGGAGGATGCCGAGGCGGAGGCCGGCGCCGAATGGGCCTGCCGGGTTAACGGTGAGGCACTGGCCGAGCTGCCCACCGATCTCTACATTCCCCCCGATGCGCTGGAGGTCTTCCTCGAATCCTTCGAGGGGCCGCTCGATCTCCTGCTGTACCTGATTCGACGTCAGAATCTGGACGTCCTGGCGATCCCCATCGCCGAGATCACCCGCCAGTATATGGCCTACATCGAGGTGATGCAGGCATTGCGCCTGGAACTGGCGGGCGAATACCTGGTGATGGCTGCACTGCTGGCCGAGATCAAGTCGCGGATGCTGCTGCCCCGGCCCCCGAGTGCGGGGGACGACGACGAGGAGGATCCTCGGCTTGCGCTGATCCGCCAGTTGCAGGAGTACGAGCGCTTCAAGACTGCGGCGCAGCGGATCGAAGCCCTGCCGCGGATGGAACGCGACTTTTTCCACGCCCGGGCGTCCCGGGATGCGCTGAGCGGACCGCCGGCACCGGCGCCCGCGCTCGAGGATCTGCTCGACGCACTGGCCGGCGTGCTGCGCCGAGCCAGCCTCAGCGCGCATCACCAGATCAGCGCCGAGGCGCTGTCGGTACGCGAACGCATGACGCGCATTCTCGAAGGCCTCGATCATGACGAGTTCGTCGATTTCATCAGCCTGCTGGTGGGCACCGAAGGGCGGCCCGGGGTGGTGGTCGCGTTTCTCGCGGTGCTGGAACTCAGCAAGGCCGGATTGCTGGAATGGGGGCAGGGCGAGCCGTTCGGGCCGATCCGCGTGCGTCGGCGGCAGGCAGGAGGCGACGAGGGATGA
- the scpB gene encoding SMC-Scp complex subunit ScpB: MSEPLRGAEATASYERLELILEAVLFAALDPVPVKELQAACASIEGIGRAEVEAALERLAEQYRDRAVELVRSAGGYRFRVRERFSAVVQAAQPERPARLSRAMLETLAIIAYRQPVTRAEIEEIRGVAVSTQIMRTLTERGWVHVVGHKEVPGRPALYATTRAFLDDLGLHRLDELPPLDALRELVDLPPDEALTDPASTGAAPSPGNPDDPSGDADREQPR; encoded by the coding sequence ATGAGCGAACCGCTCCGGGGTGCAGAGGCAACGGCGTCGTACGAGCGCCTCGAACTGATCCTCGAGGCGGTGCTATTCGCGGCGCTGGACCCGGTCCCGGTGAAAGAGCTGCAGGCCGCGTGTGCCTCCATCGAAGGCATCGGGCGGGCCGAGGTCGAGGCGGCGCTCGAGCGGCTCGCCGAGCAGTACCGGGATCGCGCGGTCGAGCTCGTGCGGTCGGCCGGCGGGTATCGTTTCCGGGTGCGCGAGCGGTTTTCGGCAGTCGTCCAGGCCGCACAGCCGGAACGCCCGGCGCGGCTGTCGCGGGCGATGCTCGAGACTCTGGCGATCATCGCCTACCGGCAGCCGGTGACCCGTGCCGAGATCGAGGAGATCCGGGGGGTCGCGGTCAGTACCCAGATCATGCGCACCCTCACAGAGCGTGGGTGGGTGCACGTTGTCGGACACAAGGAGGTACCGGGCCGTCCCGCGCTGTACGCGACGACACGGGCTTTCCTCGATGACCTCGGTCTGCACCGGCTGGACGAATTGCCCCCACTGGATGCGTTGCGGGAACTGGTCGACCTGCCGCCGGACGAGGCGCTTACCGACCCTGCATCCACCGGGGCGGCGCCTTCGCCGGGGAATCCGGACGACCCCAGCGGGGACGCGGACCGGGAGCAGCCGCGGTAG
- a CDS encoding phosphate-starvation-inducible protein PsiE has protein sequence MSEKSFVLPKRVGLMMAEIFKLGLLFIAGFGILWATIIEVTEFVLRGGPGLGDVLMLFLLIELAAMVAIYFRTNRLSVRFLVYIAITALTRVLVVDAKTMDNATVLTLVGAIFLLTLGVLVLRGCEVWFGQDDEQKE, from the coding sequence ATGTCGGAAAAGAGCTTCGTGCTGCCCAAGCGGGTTGGCCTGATGATGGCCGAGATCTTCAAGCTCGGGCTGCTGTTCATCGCGGGCTTCGGGATCCTGTGGGCGACGATCATCGAGGTTACCGAGTTCGTGCTGCGGGGTGGGCCTGGCCTCGGCGATGTCCTGATGCTGTTCCTGCTGATCGAACTCGCCGCGATGGTCGCGATCTATTTCCGCACCAATCGCCTGTCGGTACGCTTCCTCGTCTATATCGCGATCACCGCACTTACCCGGGTGCTGGTGGTGGATGCGAAGACCATGGACAACGCCACGGTACTGACGCTGGTCGGCGCGATCTTCCTGCTCACGCTCGGGGTGCTGGTCCTGCGCGGTTGCGAGGTCTGGTTCGGGCAGGATGACGAGCAGAAGGAGTGA
- the moaB gene encoding molybdenum cofactor biosynthesis protein B, whose product MAATIHEKGTAMTDAPTPLQIAILTVSDSRDLAGDSSGATLGELLEEAGHRLAERRLVPDDVYAIRAEASRWIADPAVDCILTTGGTGITGRDGTPEAIAPLLDKEISGFGELFRYISYEEIGTSSLQSRALSGVANGTFIFVLPGSRNACRTAWTRIIEAQLDARTRPCNLTMLMPRLKE is encoded by the coding sequence ATGGCTGCGACGATACACGAAAAGGGAACCGCCATGACCGATGCCCCCACGCCGTTGCAGATCGCGATCCTGACCGTTTCCGACAGCCGCGACCTGGCCGGGGACAGTTCCGGAGCGACCCTCGGCGAACTTCTGGAAGAGGCGGGTCACCGGCTCGCGGAGCGCCGCCTTGTGCCCGACGACGTCTACGCAATCCGGGCCGAAGCATCGCGCTGGATCGCCGACCCGGCGGTCGACTGCATTCTGACCACCGGCGGCACCGGCATCACTGGGCGCGATGGCACGCCCGAGGCCATCGCGCCGTTGCTGGACAAGGAAATCAGCGGATTCGGGGAGCTTTTTCGTTATATTTCCTACGAGGAGATCGGAACCTCGAGTCTGCAATCCCGGGCCCTTTCGGGGGTTGCGAACGGTACCTTCATCTTCGTGCTCCCGGGATCGCGCAATGCCTGCCGAACGGCCTGGACGCGGATCATCGAGGCGCAGCTGGATGCACGCACGCGCCCCTGCAATCTCACCATGCTGATGCCGCGTTTGAAGGAATGA
- the rluB gene encoding 23S rRNA pseudouridine(2605) synthase RluB has translation MSERLQKYLAARGLGSRREIEVWIANGEVMVNGRVATLGDQVQAGDEIRVRGRVLRGDERPQRWIAYHKPEGEICSRSDPEGRSSVFSALPRLRDQRWVSVGRLDLNTSGLLLFTTDGDLAHALMHPSQALVREYAVRVLGEVPAETLQGLLAGIELEDGPARFETLVEAGGEGANRWFHVTVSEGRNRLVRRLWEAAGCTVSRLIRIRYGPVALGRGLRVGRFRDLVPEEVAALYEAAGLPRARPAHAHGRPGARGRGAARGKRVRGRPKRNR, from the coding sequence ATGTCAGAGCGCTTGCAGAAGTACCTCGCGGCCCGCGGGCTGGGTTCGCGGCGGGAGATCGAGGTCTGGATCGCGAACGGCGAGGTGATGGTCAACGGCCGGGTCGCCACGCTGGGCGATCAGGTGCAGGCCGGTGACGAGATTCGGGTGCGCGGGCGCGTGCTGCGCGGCGACGAACGGCCGCAGCGCTGGATCGCCTATCACAAGCCCGAAGGGGAGATCTGCAGCCGTTCCGATCCCGAGGGTCGGAGCAGCGTCTTCTCCGCGCTTCCCCGGCTGCGCGATCAGCGCTGGGTATCGGTCGGCCGCCTGGACCTGAATACCTCGGGACTGCTGCTCTTCACCACCGATGGCGATCTCGCGCATGCCCTGATGCATCCGTCGCAGGCGCTGGTCCGGGAATACGCGGTGCGGGTGCTGGGCGAAGTTCCTGCGGAGACCTTGCAGGGGTTGTTGGCCGGGATCGAACTGGAGGATGGGCCCGCGCGTTTCGAGACGCTGGTGGAGGCCGGGGGCGAGGGGGCGAATCGCTGGTTTCACGTGACCGTCTCGGAGGGCCGGAACCGGCTGGTGCGCCGACTCTGGGAGGCCGCAGGGTGCACCGTCAGTCGCCTGATCCGCATCCGCTACGGGCCGGTGGCACTGGGCCGCGGTCTGCGCGTCGGGCGGTTCCGGGACCTCGTTCCGGAGGAGGTGGCGGCGCTGTACGAAGCCGCCGGGCTTCCCCGCGCGCGCCCGGCACACGCCCACGGCCGGCCGGGTGCGCGGGGGCGCGGGGCCGCGCGAGGCAAGCGGGTGCGCGGCCGCCCGAAGCGAAACCGCTGA